The sequence below is a genomic window from Acidobacteriota bacterium.
CCTTCGCCGTCCTTCGGCGGCTCAGGATGACGAGGTGTTTGGATGTGGCGAGCGCAAAACAACGTCATGCGCCCGGGATCACCCGAGCCGCGAGAGAATTGCATCGCCGGCTTCCCTCGTTCCGAGCGTCCCGCTGAGATCGCGCGTCGTCTCTCCCGATCGGACGGCCTCCGCCACGGCGGCGTCGATATTCGCGGCCGGCTCGTGATAACCGAGGTGATCGAGCATCATCGCGGCGGTCAGGATGGCACCAACAGGATTCGCGATGTCCTTGCCCGCATACTTCGGAGCGCTGCCGTGAATCGGCTCGAACAACGATACGCGGCCAGGATGGATGTTGCCGGATCCCGCGACGCCGAGCCCACCCTGAAGGGCCGCGCCGAGATCGGTGATGATGTCGCCGAACATGTTGTTCGTGACGATCACATCGAACATCTCGGGTGCTCTGACCATCTGCATGCTCAGCGCGTCGACGAACATGTGGAAGTGCTCGATGTCCGGATATTCACGGGCGACGTCCTCGAATGTGCGCATCCAGAGGTCTCCACCGAAGCGCATCACGTTGTTCTTGTCGGACATGCAGACCGATTTGCGGCCGTTTTGTTTCGCGAACTCGAAAGCGTGGCGGATGATGCGCTCGACACCCTTCCGAGTCGACACGTCCTCCTGGACGGCGACTTCGTCTTCCGTTCCCTTCTTGAAGATGCCGCCCATTCCAACGTACGCCCCCTCGGTGTTCTCGCGGAAGATCACGATGTCGACGTCGTCCGGCGTCTTCCCCTTGATCGGACAGAGCGATTCGTGGAGAAGCCTGACAGGGCGGTAGTTGACGTAGAGATCGAGCTGGAATCGCATGCCGAGGAGAATGTCGGCGGCGTGCTTCATGTCGGGGACGCGAGGGTCTCCGAACGCCCCGACGTACACCGCGTCGTAGTTCTGGCGGATGTCCTCCATCGCTCCCACGGGCATTGAGATGCCCGTCTCGAGGTACTTGTCGGCGGACCAGTCGAAGTGAACGAGCTCGAGATCGACCGCGCCCGATTTCTGCAGTCTCTTCAGCACCCGAACGCCTTCCGCGGTCACCTCGGGGCCGATACCATCGCCTGGTACGACTGCGATCTTTTTCGTCATGGATGATTTTGCGCCCTCCCGAAAAATGGACGCCGATCTTATCAGGAGGCGAGGCTCATGGATGATTCCTCCGGCCCACCATGACGATGATTCGCGAGCCACGCCCAAATTCTTCGCCCGTCTTCGGCGGCTCCTAATGAAACGACCACAAAATTGTTGGACTTCGACCTCTTGCAGCGCTTCGCTTGGGTTGATGTCCCAACCTGCGAGGTCCCTTCGGTTTCCCCCGCCCATCACCCCTCAGGGCAGGCTCTTCGCCTGCCCGCCCGACCGCCCGCTCAGGATGACGTTTGTTTGAGTACGCGAGTTCGGTTGTTTCCGCACTCACGGTGTCATTTCCGATTCACCGGCGCAGGCGCCGGTCACTTGCTCAGGATGACAAGAGGCGGACGGGACTTCCGGAGCTTGCGCGATTTTCACCGGGAGGGCGAGGCGCCTGCCGAGCCGCCCCGCAGCGAGCTTCCGCGACCGTGCGATCGGCTCGATCAGACGCCTGGAATCCATGCTGGCACCGGGAAAGCAGGGAGATCCCACGATGCGAAAGGTGGAGATTCCACAGAGCGAGCTCGAGATCACGACTTCCCGCAGCGGCGGTCCGGGCGGCCAGAACGTGAACAAGGTCGAGACGAGAGTGACCGTCAGCTTCGACGTGGGCGCGTCGGAGCTCTTCACGAGTGAAGAGAAAGAACAGATCCGACGGCGCCTTCGAACCCGCATCACCCGGGATGACGTCCTGCAGGTCACTTCTCAACAGTATCGAACCCAGCATCGCAACCGAGAAGACGCGATCGAGAAGCTGAACGAGCTGCTGACCTCGGCGCTGGTCCGGCGCCCGCGACGAAAGCCGACCCGCGTTCCGCGGGCGGCCAGGGAGCGTCGTCTCGAAGAAAAGAAGAAGCGCTCGCAGATCAAGAAGGATCGCAACAATCCTCTCTGAGATTCGTGTACCGGCCGGACGGAAGTCCGCCGGACTGTCCGGCCCGACCAGAGCGTCCTGAACGGCGACCGTTCCCGTGATGACGGTCCCGGTTAACGAGCCACCGCTCGAAATTGCACGTTCGGGTAGTAAAATCCTCGGGTCATGTCCTCCGGCCAGCTCACTCCACGCAAATTGAGCCTGATGATCCAGCAGCCCGGTTATCCGGCGGAGCGGGTGGAGCTCGATGACGCCGTGCTGACGATCGGCCGGTCGCCGGACTGCGACATTCCCATCCGGGATCGCTATCTCTCGAGGAAGCACGCGGCATTTCGGTGGAGCGCCGGGGGGTGGGTCATTGACGATCATGGGAGCGCGAACGGGACCTTCGTCAATGGAGAGCGCGTCGACGGGCAGCTCTCCCTCTCTCCGGGGGACCGGATCACGCTGGGCGACTCGTCGATCGTCATCGAAGGATCGGCGGTACCGTCATCGGGGTCGATCCAGGTGCGCGACGGGATTTCCGAAACGAGCATTTCCATTCCCGTTCCGGACATCGACGACTCGAAGATCGGTGCCGAACGGCTCGAGATCGAGAACCGGCTGGCAATCGAGCTTCTCGAAGATCGTCCGCTCGCGGAGCTTTTCGATTTCATCGTCGATCGGGTTCTGAACCTGCTCGAGCCTTCTCGTGTGGCGCTGGGCATCCTGACCGAGGATCGATCCGATTTCGAGGAAGTCCGTGTGCGATCGAACCACCTCGAGGACGGCGAAGAGCTGCGGATCAGCAGGACGCTGCTCCGAGAGGTGGTGGACGAGAGAAAAGCGCTGGCCTTCACGGATGTGTCCGAGGACGAGAATCTGGCGCAGGCTCGGTCGATCATCGGGCAGCAGATTCGCTCGGCCCTTTGTGCGCCGCTGATCTGGGGAGGCGAGGTTCGAGGCGTCCTCTATCTCGACTATCAGCTTCAGGCGCGTTACATCTCGGAAGACGACGTGCGGCTCGCGACACGGATTGCGAGGATCGCGGCGCTCAAGCTCGAGACGACGAAGCTGCGCGAGGAGTCGCTCGTGAAGCAGCGGATGGAAGCCGAGCTCAAAACCGCGTACACGGTACAGGCGAGGATCCTCCCCGCCGAGCCGCCGACGGTTGCCGGTTTCCAGTTCGCTGCGCGGAATCGGCCCTGCTGGACGGTGAGCGGTGACTACTACGATTACAAGGTGACCGACGACGGGAAGGTCTGGTTCGTCATCGCGGATGTCAGCGGAAAGGGAATCACCGCGGCGCTGATCATGGCGAGTCTCGCGACCGCATTCTCGATCTTCGCGACTGCGGGGAGGACGCCAGCCGAGGTCGTGAAGAAGATCAACGACACCCTCGCTCCCCGAACATCACCGACCAAGTTCGTCACGTTATTCGCCGCCGTTCTCGATCCGACGACGGGAATGATCGAGTTCACCAATGCGGGGCACACTCCTCCACTGCTGATCCGACGAGATCGTGTCGAGAGGCTCGACTCGACTGACATGGTGGTCGGAATCTTCGCTGGCGCCGTCTATCGGGATCAGAAGGTTCAGCTCTATCCAGGAGATGGGCTGATCATGTTCACGGACGGAGTGATCGAGGCGGAGAACGAGGCGGGCGACGAGTATGGGCTCGACAAGGTGGTCGAGGTCGCGAAGGGCCTTCATGGAAAGGATCCATGCGGTGTGATCGACGAGGTGGAGGGGAGAGTCATGGAGTTCACGGAGGGTCATTCACTCGGTGACGACGTGACGCTGCTGTCCGTCTGTCGCGATTCTGCCTGACTCGATTCTTCCCGGCGACCGGCGGTGTTTCCGAGGAACCATGTGAGAGTCTCGAGACTCGCCCTCAGATCGACTGATTTCACGTTGACACCGGCAGGCGCGTCGAGGACGACAGGCGCGAAGTTCAGGATCGAGCGGATCTCCACGTCGACGAAAGCGTCGAGGATCTCCTGCGCCGCATCGGCCGGGACGGTGA
It includes:
- a CDS encoding 3-isopropylmalate dehydrogenase, whose amino-acid sequence is MTKKIAVVPGDGIGPEVTAEGVRVLKRLQKSGAVDLELVHFDWSADKYLETGISMPVGAMEDIRQNYDAVYVGAFGDPRVPDMKHAADILLGMRFQLDLYVNYRPVRLLHESLCPIKGKTPDDVDIVIFRENTEGAYVGMGGIFKKGTEDEVAVQEDVSTRKGVERIIRHAFEFAKQNGRKSVCMSDKNNVMRFGGDLWMRTFEDVAREYPDIEHFHMFVDALSMQMVRAPEMFDVIVTNNMFGDIITDLGAALQGGLGVAGSGNIHPGRVSLFEPIHGSAPKYAGKDIANPVGAILTAAMMLDHLGYHEPAANIDAAVAEAVRSGETTRDLSGTLGTREAGDAILSRLG
- a CDS encoding SpoIIE family protein phosphatase — protein: MSSGQLTPRKLSLMIQQPGYPAERVELDDAVLTIGRSPDCDIPIRDRYLSRKHAAFRWSAGGWVIDDHGSANGTFVNGERVDGQLSLSPGDRITLGDSSIVIEGSAVPSSGSIQVRDGISETSISIPVPDIDDSKIGAERLEIENRLAIELLEDRPLAELFDFIVDRVLNLLEPSRVALGILTEDRSDFEEVRVRSNHLEDGEELRISRTLLREVVDERKALAFTDVSEDENLAQARSIIGQQIRSALCAPLIWGGEVRGVLYLDYQLQARYISEDDVRLATRIARIAALKLETTKLREESLVKQRMEAELKTAYTVQARILPAEPPTVAGFQFAARNRPCWTVSGDYYDYKVTDDGKVWFVIADVSGKGITAALIMASLATAFSIFATAGRTPAEVVKKINDTLAPRTSPTKFVTLFAAVLDPTTGMIEFTNAGHTPPLLIRRDRVERLDSTDMVVGIFAGAVYRDQKVQLYPGDGLIMFTDGVIEAENEAGDEYGLDKVVEVAKGLHGKDPCGVIDEVEGRVMEFTEGHSLGDDVTLLSVCRDSA
- the arfB gene encoding aminoacyl-tRNA hydrolase; translation: MRKVEIPQSELEITTSRSGGPGGQNVNKVETRVTVSFDVGASELFTSEEKEQIRRRLRTRITRDDVLQVTSQQYRTQHRNREDAIEKLNELLTSALVRRPRRKPTRVPRAARERRLEEKKKRSQIKKDRNNPL